The genomic DNA GGGAGGCCAGCAATCAATGCCCGCTCGGCGCGCGCCGCCGCACGGGCATCATCCACGTCGATCCAGAATGCATCGCCGATGTCGTGAACGCGCATCTTGCCCCGCTCAGCCAGGAACGCGATTCCCGCCGAGAGGGACTCGTCCCCTTCTTGATTTCGGGCCTGGTCAAGGGCCGAGAAGAGGTCGGCCGAGCAGAGGAAGCACCCGGTGTCGAAGGCGTCGTAGTGCTCGAGGTTCTTTCCGATGGCCTCGAGTTGCCCGTCGCGGGTCCGTACCTTGGTGACATCATCGAGATCCACCAGGGGGTTGAGGAGGTTGGAGTCGATCGCCAGGCAGACCTCGCCGGCCTCGAGTTCTGCGTCGCGGAGTCCGCTGAGTAGGGAGACGTCTACCAAGTGATCCGCCATTAGAAGGACGAAGGTGTCGTCGCCGATGACCTCCCGGGCTGCCAGCACGGAGAGGCCGTTGCCCCCATCCCATTTCTCATTGACGACGTGGGTGATGTTGAGGCCGCGACGCTTGGCCAGGCGATCGAGTGACGCCGTGACGCGATCGCTTTGGTAGCCAGTGACTACGACGAACTCGGTGAGCCCCGCGCGTGTGGCATTGACGAGGGCGCGCTCGATGAGCGATAAGCCCAGCAGCCGAAAGAGAGGTTTGGGAAGACCCCCGCTCGCCAGACGACTGCCTCTCCCAGCGGCGATGATGAGGCACTTGCGCGCCCGATCAGACATCTCGGCGGCCGGCGATGAAATCCTCCGTGCGGGTGTAGGCTTCGTCGTCGGTGTACTGCTCGGGGGGATGCTTCATGAAATAGGACGAAGGAGAGAGGAGGGGTCCCCCAATGCCGTTGTCGAGTGCAAGCTTTGCGCAGCGGATGGCGTCGATCGAGACCCCTGCTGAGTTGGGCGAGTCCTCTACTGAGAGCCTCAGTTCGAGATTCATTGGAACGTCGCCGAAGAGCTTCCCCTCCATGCGCAAGAAACAGACCTTGTTGTCGTTCTGCCACGCCACGTAATCGCTGGGACCCACGTGGATGTTCTCGTCTGAGATTCGCTCACCTGCCACCGACTGCACAGCCTCGGTCTTCGATTCCTTCTTAGAGCGTAAGCGATCGCGGTTCAGCATGTTGAGAAAGTCGGTGTTGCCTCCCGTGTTGAGCTGATAGGTGCGCTCGAGCTTGACGCCACGCTTGCGAAACAGGTCGGTAAGCATGCGGTGAGTGATGGTCGCGCCGAGCTGTGCCTTGATGTCGTCGCCGACGATGGGAATCCCCTTGTCTTTGAAGCGCTGGGCAAAGTCGGGATCACTCGCGATGAAAACCGGGATGCAGTTGATGAGTGCCACACCGGCTTCGAGTGCGCACTCGGCGTAGAAGCGAGCGGCCTCTTCAGAGCCCACTGGAAGATAGTTGAGGAGTACCTCGGCTCGCGATTGCTTCAGGGTGAGAACAACGGCCTCACGGGTTGCTTCGGGAGCATCGGACGGTAGGAAAGTGCGCTCATCAGGATGTTGTCCCATATGCTCTGCAACGCCGTCCAAGATTCGTCCCATCTGGACCTGTACTTTTGCCTTGGGGAGTTTTTCGCAGAACACCGTCGTGCAGTTGGGGAGCTCGAAGATGGCTTCGTTTACATCCTTCCCCACCTTGCGCACGTCAATATCGAAGGCGGCGACGACCTCGATGTCGAATGGGCGATAGCCGCCGATGTCCCAGTGCATGAGTCCGATGGCATCCTCGGGCTTCTTGTCCTTGTAGTATTCGAACCCCTGCACGAGCGAGCTGGCACAGTTGCCTATCCCAGCGATCGCTATTCGGATCTTCTCCATTGAGTCCTTCTCCTAGTTCAATTGCATCGCGAATCAGACCGCGACCCACCGAGCCTCGCGGTACGCCGATTAAACCTGCATGTAGGGTTTCCGCCCCTTTTCTTCGCACGACGTCGCGGGGCGCGGCAGTGCTACGTTGGAACACTGCCGAGCCCGGTGTTACCCCATCCCTCGGGTCTTGTCGCGGATACGGCAGGCAGGAACCCTTTTTGGCAAGATAAGTTCCGTATCAGGGAAGAGAGATCTGGCGACCCGGCCCGAGCGGACGCTCTACCACCAGAGGATTCCCGTCGAAGCGCCCCCACCCGGAGACGCCGAGACGCAGGAGCTTCTTCAGTCTCTGGGCTACGTCGAATAGCGGCGTCCCGAGGTCGGCTGCCCCGCCGCAGCCGCCATCGAATGGAATTACCCACACATCAGCCTAGCTCAACCCGGATACCTTGACGCCGCTCCTGGGAACACCCGCTTCCCCGAGAGCGCGGGCTCCCACGATGCCGATCCGAGTCAGGAGGACGCTGTCACGGACGGAGCCACATGGATGACTCGCTGCGGAAAAGGGATCTCGATGGCGGCTTTGCCTAGCGCCTGGTAGATCGCCGTGTTCAATCCGTCGATACAACTACCCCGCTGGGCTGGCTCATTGATCCAGCCCTGAATTCGGAAGATCAGCGCCGAGTCCCCCATCTCGATGAAGCGCACGCGCGGCGCGGGATCGTCCACCACGAACTCGACCGATTGCGCGGCCTCCACGAGCACCTCCCGAACTCGCTCGATGTCGGAGCCGTAGGCCACACCCACCTGAATTGCCACCCGGGTCTTCTCGTTCGGGCCCCCGGACTCGTTGACAACCTTGGCGTTGGCGATGTGCGAGTTGGGGAGGGTAATTTCGACATCGTCGCGGGTCAACAGACGCGTGCTGCGCAGTCCGATCTTGATCACTCGGCCGCGCTCACCCGTGTCGAGGTTGATGAAGTCGCCGATCTTGTAGGGCGCATCCATGATGACAAAGAGTCCGCCAAAGAGGTTGGCCAGCGTATCCTTGGCCGCAAAACCCACGGCGATTCCCATGATGCCGGCGGAGGCCAGCCAGGCCGAGAGATCCAGATCCCAGGTAACGAGAAAGAAATAGACCGCCAGACTGAAAACGACGATCTTGCTCAGATTGTCAAAGAGCGGAAGCGTGCGCGCTTCGACCCAAGTCACACGATCGGCGAGTCGGCTCAGCCCGGTCAGCGCGGTCGAAGTCAACTTGAATCCGGCCCCGGCCCAGACGAAGACGGCCCAAGTCTTGATTAGTGCGCCGACGATACGTTCAACATCCGGACTCCACCCCAGCATCTTCAGCGCGATATGCAGTCCAATCAGGATTACGCTGATGAAGATTGGTCGGTGGAGAAGCTGAACCAGCTTGTCGTCCAGATCCGTATTCGTGCGCAGGGTCAGGCGCAACAGGAATCGAGAGATCACGACGTCGACGAGCTTGGCCAGCATCGCCGATCCCAGAACCACCACGATGGCACGCACCCACGGTACATTCCGTGCCTCCTCAGCAAACGCGATCCAATCGTTCATTGCTGTCTCCTTGCATTGTCAGGCTTCGCTTCACTGCGAGAGGCGCCTCAGGGTAGTGAAGTCCCTGCTGCCGTCACAGCTCCAGCTCTCACCTTCCTGTCCGCTCGCTGCGTCTCACGAGAGTCTGAACCGTGGGTGTAGAAGCTGCAGACTTCTCGCATTTTGCGCGAGGCTGTGCGCCCGATCGGTTCTTGCTCCGAGTACACGGCTGCCGTCGTCGAAGCGGGAAGCGCCGGAAAGGCAACCCCCGTGGCAGGCCCAAAGAAAACGATGGTGACCCGGGCGCGATTCGAACGCACCGGCTTCGCCCTTCATGTGGGCTGCGCCCACGGGCGAAACCACAAACTGTGGCCTCATCGGCCACAGTTTGCCCCCAACTTCCGAAGCTGGCCTCTCATATCGAATACGAGCCCGGTACCCAGTACGTGTACCACGGCGGTTCTGCCCATTGGGTTTTGGCGGAACTGATCGAACGCCTGGGGGGTATGGACTTCCGCGACTATGTCGAACAGCGCGTCACCGCTCCCCTGGGTTTGCCCAGATTGCTGGGGATTCCGCAAGCCGAACAAGGCGACATCGCGCAGTTGTGTCTGCCCACGCCACCCGATGACCGGTTCAACTTCCCGGTCATGATCGAAGACGGCGTGCCGGGTGGTAGGGCGGTGATGCACGCAGAAGATCTGGCGCGTTTCTATCAGGGCTTGCTCCACAACCCGGGAGGGTTGTGGAAGGCCGACGTGCTGGCCGACGGTGTCGGCAATGTTCGTTGCACCTTGCTGGATCCGATCATGCAGCGTCCGGCGAACCGCACCACCGGCGTCGTGATCGGCGCCGGCTTTGGCACCACCTGGGGCAAGTCACCCACCGCCTACGGTTGGCCCGGTGCCGGAGGACAGATCGGCTTCGCAGAGCCCGCGACCGGCGTCTTGTTTGCGTTCCTGCAGACCGGCGACACGGATCAGATCAGCCAGTTCGTGCGCGGCATCAAAATGTCGGAGCTGGCGCTCGCGCTCGGTCGCTAGTCCACTAGTCCTTGTTCGGATTGATCAAGAACTTCTCGCCGCTCGCCTGTTTGCCGTAGGACGCAATCGCGTCCAGTTGCAGGGCGCCCGCAAGAGAAACTTCGCGTGCGTAGGAACTCGCAAACGTCGTCTTGATCTCGCTGGCCACACGCTCTCGCAAGCCCTGACCCGCCTCGAAGCCGATCTTCTGCAAGAAGGGCGTCAACAACCAGCCGCCGATCCCCCAGGCCATGCCAAAGTTGCGACCGAATACGGTCTGTGAGCGATCGAGCCCGCCGTAGATGTAGACCTGCTTGTGGACGGTCGAACCGTAGCGGCTGAACTCGCTGGCGCTCTTGTTCGCGGCAGCTTCCATGCAAGTCAGAATCTGTCCGGCCAACTTGCCACCGCCGGTGGCATCAAAGGCGATCGTCGCGCCGGTCGTCACCAGAGCATCGATCAAGTCTTCCATGAACGACGACGCCGAAGAGTCGCAGACGAACTTTGCTCCGGCCTTCTTCAGCAGGTCTACTTGCGCGGGCTTGCGCACGATGCAAACGAGATCGATTCCATCGCTCAGGCAGACTCGGTTGAGCATCTGCCCGAGGTTCGACGCGGCCGCGGTGTGGACCAATGCGGTGTGGTTTTCCAGGCGCATGGTCTCGACCATGCCGAGAGCGGTGAGGGGATTGACGAAGCAAGATGCACCCTCTTTCGGGGTCGTGCCCTCTTCCAGGGTCAGGCTCATGGCGACTTTCAAGACGCGGAACTGTGCGTACATGCCGCCGCCGATCAATCCGACGGTCTTGCCGAGCAGCGCCTGGGCGGCGTCGGATTCACCCGCCTGCACCACGATGCCCGCGCCCTCGTTGCCGACGGCCAGGGACTGATCGACTCTGGCGGCCACGGACCTCATCAGACCACTGGGGACGTCGGCGGTTACGATCGGCTCGCTGGCGCTGCCCGAGGACTTTGCGGTCGTCATGTCTGCTGGACCAAAGAGCAGCCCGAGGTCCGAGGGGTTGATCGGAGTGGCCTCTACGCGCACCACGATTTCGTCTTCGGCGGGCGCGGGAATCTGGGTTGATGCGAGGGAAAGCTCGAGGGTGCCGTCCTTGCTGATCTTCGAACGAATC from Myxococcales bacterium includes the following:
- a CDS encoding NTP transferase domain-containing protein, producing MSDRARKCLIIAAGRGSRLASGGLPKPLFRLLGLSLIERALVNATRAGLTEFVVVTGYQSDRVTASLDRLAKRRGLNITHVVNEKWDGGNGLSVLAAREVIGDDTFVLLMADHLVDVSLLSGLRDAELEAGEVCLAIDSNLLNPLVDLDDVTKVRTRDGQLEAIGKNLEHYDAFDTGCFLCSADLFSALDQARNQEGDESLSAGIAFLAERGKMRVHDIGDAFWIDVDDARAAARAERALIAGLPKLGDGPISRNLNRPLSIRITRRLIDRSISPNQISFFCFALGLVAAGLFAVGGTLWLAVGGLLAQTASVLDGCDGEVARLRLEESEFGGWFDAVLDRYTDAFLLFGLTWHVFFSAGGGPFALFVGFMAITGSFLVSYTADKYDGLMKTRFQRGESLGFRIGRDLRVLMIALGAVFNLPLLALSLIALVMNAETVSRIVAASREPAEA
- a CDS encoding inositol-3-phosphate synthase, with translation MEKIRIAIAGIGNCASSLVQGFEYYKDKKPEDAIGLMHWDIGGYRPFDIEVVAAFDIDVRKVGKDVNEAIFELPNCTTVFCEKLPKAKVQVQMGRILDGVAEHMGQHPDERTFLPSDAPEATREAVVLTLKQSRAEVLLNYLPVGSEEAARFYAECALEAGVALINCIPVFIASDPDFAQRFKDKGIPIVGDDIKAQLGATITHRMLTDLFRKRGVKLERTYQLNTGGNTDFLNMLNRDRLRSKKESKTEAVQSVAGERISDENIHVGPSDYVAWQNDNKVCFLRMEGKLFGDVPMNLELRLSVEDSPNSAGVSIDAIRCAKLALDNGIGGPLLSPSSYFMKHPPEQYTDDEAYTRTEDFIAGRRDV
- a CDS encoding mechanosensitive ion channel family protein — its product is MNDWIAFAEEARNVPWVRAIVVVLGSAMLAKLVDVVISRFLLRLTLRTNTDLDDKLVQLLHRPIFISVILIGLHIALKMLGWSPDVERIVGALIKTWAVFVWAGAGFKLTSTALTGLSRLADRVTWVEARTLPLFDNLSKIVVFSLAVYFFLVTWDLDLSAWLASAGIMGIAVGFAAKDTLANLFGGLFVIMDAPYKIGDFINLDTGERGRVIKIGLRSTRLLTRDDVEITLPNSHIANAKVVNESGGPNEKTRVAIQVGVAYGSDIERVREVLVEAAQSVEFVVDDPAPRVRFIEMGDSALIFRIQGWINEPAQRGSCIDGLNTAIYQALGKAAIEIPFPQRVIHVAPSVTASS
- a CDS encoding beta-lactamase family protein, which encodes MASSATVCPQLPKLASHIEYEPGTQYVYHGGSAHWVLAELIERLGGMDFRDYVEQRVTAPLGLPRLLGIPQAEQGDIAQLCLPTPPDDRFNFPVMIEDGVPGGRAVMHAEDLARFYQGLLHNPGGLWKADVLADGVGNVRCTLLDPIMQRPANRTTGVVIGAGFGTTWGKSPTAYGWPGAGGQIGFAEPATGVLFAFLQTGDTDQISQFVRGIKMSELALALGR
- a CDS encoding zinc-binding dehydrogenase, producing MPGEETLTSREIRSKISKDGTLELSLASTQIPAPAEDEIVVRVEATPINPSDLGLLFGPADMTTAKSSGSASEPIVTADVPSGLMRSVAARVDQSLAVGNEGAGIVVQAGESDAAQALLGKTVGLIGGGMYAQFRVLKVAMSLTLEEGTTPKEGASCFVNPLTALGMVETMRLENHTALVHTAAASNLGQMLNRVCLSDGIDLVCIVRKPAQVDLLKKAGAKFVCDSSASSFMEDLIDALVTTGATIAFDATGGGKLAGQILTCMEAAANKSASEFSRYGSTVHKQVYIYGGLDRSQTVFGRNFGMAWGIGGWLLTPFLQKIGFEAGQGLRERVASEIKTTFASSYAREVSLAGALQLDAIASYGKQASGEKFLINPNKD